One stretch of Meriones unguiculatus strain TT.TT164.6M chromosome 7, Bangor_MerUng_6.1, whole genome shotgun sequence DNA includes these proteins:
- the Fos gene encoding protein c-Fos: MMFSGFNADYEASSSRCSSASPAGDSVSYYHSPADSFSSMGSPVNAQDFCSDLSVSSASFIPTVTAISTSPDLQWLVQPTLVSSVAPSQTRAPHPYGVPTPSSTGAYSRVGMVKTVSGGRAQSLGRRGKVEQLSPEEEEKRRIRRERNKMAAAKCRNRRRELTDTLQAETDQLEDEKSALQTEIANLLKEKEKLEFILAAHRPACKIPDELGFPEEMSVASLDLTGGLPEAATPESEEAFTLPLLNDPEPKPSLEPVKSVNNVELKAEPFDDFLFPALSRPSGSETARSVPDMDLSGSFYAADWEPLHSSSLGVGPLVTELEPLCTPVVTCTPSCTTYTSSFVFTYPEADSFPSCAAAHRKGSSSNEPSSDSLSSPTLLAL; the protein is encoded by the exons ATGATGTTCTCGGGCTTCAACGCCGACTACGAGGCGTCGTCCTCCCGCTGCAGCAGCGCCTCCCCGGCCGGGGACAGTGTCTCCTACTACCATTCCCCGGCCgattccttctccagcatggGCTCGCCTGTCAACGCACAG GACTTCTGCTCGGATCTGTCCGTCTCCAGCGCCAGCTTCATCCCCACGGTGACGGCCATCTCCACCAGCCCAGACCTTCAGTGGCTGGTGCAGCCCACCCTGGTCTCCTCCGTGGCCCCGTCGCAGACCAGAGCGCCCCACCCCTACGGAGTTCCCACCCCGTCGTCGACCGGGGCTTACTCCAGGGTGGGAATGGTGAAGACCGTGTCAGGCGGCAGGGCGCAGAGCCTCGGCAGAAGGGGCAAGGTAGAGCAG TTGTCTCCCGAAGAGGAAGAGAAGCGGAGAATCCGAAGGGAAAGGAATAAGATGGCTGCAGCCAAATGCAGGAACCGGAGGAGGGAACTGACCGACACTCTCCAAGCG GAGACAGACCAACTGGAAGACGAGAAGTCTGCCTTGCAGACGGAGATCGCCAACCTgctgaaagagaaggaaaaactgGAGTTTATTTTGGCAGCCCACCGACCTGCCTGCAAGATCCCCGACGAGCTGGGCTTCCCAGAAGAGATGTCTGTGGCCTCCCTGGATTTGACTGGCGGTCTGCCTGAGGCCGCCACCCCAGAGTCAGAGGAGGCCTTTACCCTGCCCCTTCTCAATGACCCTGAGCCCAAGCCGTCGTTGGAGCCAGTGAAGAGCGTCAACAACGTGGAGCTGAAGGCTGAGCCCTTTGATGACTTCTTGTTTCCGGCATTGTCTAGGCCCAGCGGCTCCGAGACCGCCCGCTCTGTGCCCGACATGGACCTGTCCGGTTCTTTCTATGCAGCAGACTGGGAGCCCCTGCACAGCAGCTCCCTGGGGGTGGGGCCCCTGGTCACGGAGCTGGAGCCCCTGTGCACCCCGGTGGTCACCTGCACCCCCAGCTGCACTACCTACACGTCTTCCTTCGTCTTCACCTACCCCGAGGCTGACTCCTTCCCCAGCTGCGCCGCTGCCCACCGGAAAGGCAGCAGCAGCAACGAGCCCTCCTCTGACTCGCTGAGCTCACCCACGCTGCTGGCCCTGTGA